The Cylindrospermopsis curvispora GIHE-G1 genome contains a region encoding:
- a CDS encoding T3SS effector HopA1 family protein, giving the protein MLSSYQVNNSPVNSHLHGLRSNNSQNSQISQISSSQNSPVNRVDNYHLSVIESLFDIVRNIEISADFSIQHPQYQPFAIPSTVAQRFRHNSPDLQQKYLNLLLRNFLHGIYYNGALQPILSTNNQQCSYLLTNGLEPNYKLGVDQDFYQLLHENNHGIGNYDADWEVLRIEPDGTIAVMKNNLTLYVEPECCLKSDRSPTPSDLIGIWMPKNRLQNGCYIAVGNCNQQHLSHNTHNHNINYYSKKIVEIYFNITPSGAIALMNILTKRLNDASIPFSFEVLYNPISYRRYDTATLHFNCQDYPAIRKILEPTYLETEIYFQPQIPLFTKYLAPGLSLAEEPNQKFSPEESFGMNRCQIIANALLEAWQKGKNAIEERIQIIQQHFASQLIDLHYPYLNPSSQDIYIL; this is encoded by the coding sequence ATGTTGAGTAGTTACCAAGTAAATAATTCCCCCGTAAATAGCCATTTGCATGGTCTGCGGTCAAACAATTCCCAGAATAGCCAAATAAGCCAAATCAGTAGTTCTCAAAATTCCCCAGTAAATCGAGTAGATAATTATCACCTGTCCGTTATTGAGTCCCTATTTGATATTGTGAGAAATATTGAGATTTCAGCGGATTTCTCCATTCAACATCCCCAATATCAACCTTTTGCCATACCCAGTACGGTAGCACAAAGATTTAGACATAATTCACCAGATTTGCAGCAAAAATATCTAAACCTATTGCTGCGCAATTTCCTCCATGGTATTTATTACAATGGGGCACTGCAGCCCATTTTATCTACAAATAATCAGCAGTGTAGTTATTTACTAACCAACGGATTAGAACCGAATTACAAATTAGGTGTTGACCAGGATTTTTACCAACTACTACATGAAAATAATCACGGTATAGGTAACTATGATGCTGACTGGGAGGTATTAAGAATAGAACCAGATGGGACTATTGCCGTAATGAAAAATAATCTCACACTGTATGTAGAACCAGAATGTTGCCTCAAGTCCGACCGATCTCCTACTCCTAGTGATTTAATAGGGATTTGGATGCCAAAGAACCGACTGCAAAATGGTTGTTACATAGCAGTTGGCAACTGTAATCAGCAACATCTATCCCATAATACCCATAACCATAATATAAATTATTATTCTAAAAAAATAGTAGAAATCTATTTTAACATTACTCCATCCGGAGCGATCGCCCTGATGAACATTTTAACAAAACGACTAAACGATGCCAGTATTCCCTTTAGTTTTGAAGTATTATATAATCCTATTTCTTATAGAAGGTATGATACAGCCACATTACATTTTAACTGTCAAGACTATCCAGCTATCCGTAAAATTCTGGAACCAACTTACCTAGAGACCGAAATTTATTTTCAGCCCCAAATTCCCCTATTTACCAAATACTTAGCGCCTGGATTGAGTTTAGCTGAAGAACCAAACCAAAAATTCTCTCCAGAAGAGAGTTTTGGTATGAACCGTTGTCAAATAATTGCCAATGCTCTGTTAGAAGCTTGGCAAAAAGGTAAAAATGCCATAGAAGAGCGAATACAGATTATTCAGCAACATTTTGCATCTCAACTAATTGATTTACATTACCCTTACCTCAATCCCAGCTCCCAGGATATTTATATTCTCTAA
- a CDS encoding phosphotransferase family protein, with protein MKISLSSENVIQYLYDAGLFSSQDSPSPEPDLPKTTIDKHAFLVKLSGNRQILIKQETPNGEYPSNYQSRNEWVFHQLLLQFPLLGNIPAIASLLLHFDAENSILVCTFLSEYMELEEFYKSCSIFPLEIATSIGSALAYLHRSTFQKREYRDFIDTAPEGELRYNYYNPVQGISSLTQQVLGNIPTAALEFHALYQHYEELESAIGDLSYHWEPCCLTHNDLQLHNILVHSRWQNLDNCLVRFKQWGVYAWGDPAFDLGTLLASYLQMWLSSLVVDFSLDLEESLDLALISLDTVQPSLIAIMGTYIQIFPMVLEHFPQFIIRVVQFTGLALIHYVQKCINYYKYFDKTHLSMLEVSKKLLTMPENSLLNIFGTSPQKILPSVIGVKTYTKKNGRETNRQIAPIYYPKTRLRGC; from the coding sequence ATGAAAATATCACTGTCTTCCGAAAATGTGATCCAGTACCTTTATGACGCAGGTCTGTTCAGTTCACAAGATTCTCCATCCCCTGAACCTGATTTACCTAAAACTACTATTGATAAACATGCTTTCTTGGTAAAACTCTCTGGTAACCGCCAAATTCTAATTAAACAAGAAACCCCTAACGGGGAATATCCCAGTAACTACCAGTCCCGGAATGAGTGGGTTTTTCACCAATTACTACTGCAATTTCCCCTTCTTGGTAATATTCCGGCGATCGCATCTTTACTATTACACTTTGATGCGGAAAACTCTATCCTGGTCTGTACTTTTCTGAGCGAATATATGGAACTGGAGGAATTTTACAAAAGTTGCAGTATTTTCCCCCTAGAAATTGCCACTTCTATTGGTAGTGCATTAGCATATTTACATCGTTCCACTTTCCAGAAGCGGGAATACCGTGATTTTATAGATACTGCACCCGAGGGAGAGTTACGCTACAATTATTACAATCCAGTCCAAGGAATAAGCTCCCTTACCCAGCAGGTGTTGGGCAACATTCCCACAGCAGCACTGGAATTTCATGCGCTTTATCAACATTATGAAGAACTAGAATCGGCCATTGGGGATTTATCTTACCATTGGGAACCATGTTGTTTAACCCACAATGATTTACAACTGCATAATATTCTGGTTCATTCCCGTTGGCAGAATTTAGATAACTGTCTAGTCAGATTTAAGCAATGGGGAGTATATGCTTGGGGGGATCCCGCTTTTGATTTAGGAACTCTACTCGCTAGTTATCTACAAATGTGGCTTTCTAGTTTGGTGGTAGATTTCAGTTTAGACCTAGAAGAATCCCTGGATTTAGCCCTTATTTCCCTGGATACGGTTCAACCCTCCCTAATTGCAATTATGGGAACCTATATTCAGATCTTTCCCATGGTTTTAGAACACTTCCCACAGTTTATTATTCGGGTGGTTCAATTTACAGGATTGGCACTTATCCATTATGTTCAAAAATGTATCAACTACTATAAGTATTTTGACAAAACTCATTTATCTATGTTAGAAGTTAGCAAAAAACTATTAACCATGCCAGAAAACTCACTATTAAATATTTTTGGTACTTCACCCCAGAAAATTCTGCCATCTGTGATAGGAGTTAAAACTTACACCAAAAAAAATGGACGGGAAACTAATCGCCAAATAGCACCAATCTACTACCCTAAAACTCGTTTACGCGGTTGTTGA
- a CDS encoding acyl-CoA thioesterase — translation MIFAYQRTIRFADTDAAGVVYFANILNICHEAYEDSLMHVNINMRNFFTHPSIAYPIVHASADYLRPIYCGDKLIINLIPKKITGDKFDINYEINVSNVIVAKAITRHVCIDVATRNKRQMSGEIISWLETNRRDVEDIERKKSREEII, via the coding sequence ATGATTTTCGCTTACCAAAGAACCATAAGATTTGCAGATACTGATGCAGCAGGAGTCGTTTACTTCGCCAACATTTTAAATATATGTCACGAAGCTTACGAAGATTCCCTAATGCATGTTAACATCAACATGAGGAATTTCTTTACCCATCCATCAATAGCCTATCCTATTGTACACGCAAGTGCAGATTATTTACGACCAATTTATTGTGGAGACAAATTAATAATTAACTTAATTCCCAAAAAAATCACCGGGGACAAATTTGATATTAACTATGAAATTAATGTCAGTAACGTGATTGTAGCCAAAGCAATTACCAGACATGTGTGTATTGATGTAGCTACGCGGAATAAGAGACAAATGTCAGGTGAGATAATTTCCTGGTTAGAAACTAACCGTAGAGACGTAGAAGATATCGAGAGAAAAAAATCCAGGGAGGAGATTATATGA
- a CDS encoding 2-succinylbenzoate--CoA ligase, with translation MESYLLKSLSDMDNQNIFRENWLIVENGEQFEPLVKELYGEIRNQLDRQIDHNYEPVYKPLKIILAQRDPVKFLAGFIAGCAAECAVFLCNPDWEKNEWEQVWNLVKPDIIWGDEIKFPDFTTTNIPEEPMISGIMIPTGGSSGKIKFAIHTWETLTASVWGFTEYFNLSSVNSFCVLPLYHVSGLMQFIRSFTTGGKLVITSFKQLTSESNQTSDIYKIKNSDFFISLVPTQLQKLLDNQKLTQWLSEFETVLLGGGPSWNDLLTKARANGIRLAPTYGMTETASQIATLKPDEFLKIAPDEFLKTKNSGRTLPHAEIVIEHLLENEHYGGNHLGAIRIKAKSLVLGYYPTIWQDSQGFLTDDMGFLDQNGYLHIMGRRSNKIISGGENIYPPEVEAAIRATNLIMDVCVIGIPDHNWGEAVTAIYVPQSPPTPIPEIKNQLQQTLTRFKIPKYWIPVVSLPRNPQGKINISQLQQIVLESLDQEMII, from the coding sequence ATGGAATCCTATTTATTAAAAAGTTTATCAGATATGGACAATCAAAACATCTTTAGGGAAAATTGGTTAATAGTTGAAAATGGTGAACAATTTGAACCCCTTGTTAAGGAATTATATGGTGAAATACGTAATCAATTAGATAGGCAAATTGACCACAACTATGAACCGGTATATAAACCCCTAAAAATCATTTTAGCCCAGCGAGATCCGGTAAAATTTCTGGCGGGATTTATTGCTGGTTGTGCAGCTGAGTGTGCAGTTTTTTTATGTAATCCCGACTGGGAAAAAAATGAATGGGAGCAAGTTTGGAATTTAGTAAAACCAGATATTATTTGGGGTGATGAGATAAAATTTCCTGATTTTACCACCACTAATATTCCGGAAGAACCTATGATTAGTGGCATTATGATTCCCACTGGTGGTTCATCGGGAAAGATTAAATTTGCCATTCATACCTGGGAAACTCTCACCGCGTCAGTGTGGGGATTTACAGAATATTTTAATTTAAGTTCGGTGAATTCTTTCTGTGTTTTACCACTATATCATGTGAGTGGTTTGATGCAGTTTATAAGAAGTTTTACCACCGGTGGAAAATTAGTTATTACTTCATTTAAACAGCTCACATCTGAATCTAACCAAACATCAGATATTTACAAGATAAAAAACTCAGACTTTTTTATATCTCTAGTGCCAACTCAATTACAAAAACTATTAGACAATCAAAAATTAACCCAATGGCTATCGGAGTTTGAAACTGTATTATTGGGAGGTGGACCATCATGGAATGATTTATTAACCAAAGCTAGAGCAAATGGCATTAGGTTAGCTCCCACATACGGTATGACCGAAACAGCTTCCCAAATAGCCACCTTAAAACCAGATGAGTTTTTAAAAATAGCACCGGATGAGTTTTTAAAAACTAAAAATAGTGGTCGGACTCTCCCCCATGCAGAAATTGTGATAGAGCATCTTCTGGAAAATGAACATTATGGGGGAAATCATCTGGGAGCTATTAGGATTAAAGCTAAATCTTTGGTTTTGGGCTATTATCCCACAATTTGGCAGGATAGTCAGGGTTTTTTAACCGATGATATGGGATTTTTAGACCAGAATGGTTATTTACATATTATGGGACGTAGGAGTAATAAAATTATTTCCGGTGGTGAGAATATTTATCCTCCAGAAGTGGAAGCAGCAATCCGAGCAACTAATCTGATTATGGATGTGTGTGTAATTGGCATACCAGATCATAATTGGGGGGAAGCAGTAACAGCTATTTATGTCCCCCAATCTCCTCCCACTCCCATCCCAGAAATCAAAAACCAACTCCAGCAAACATTAACCAGGTTTAAAATTCCTAAATATTGGATTCCCGTGGTTAGCTTACCTCGTAATCCACAGGGAAAAATCAACATTTCACAACTTCAACAGATCGTCCTGGAATCTCTCGATCAGGAAATGATCATATAA